One window from the genome of Sphingomonas lacunae encodes:
- the grxC gene encoding glutaredoxin 3 yields MARIEIYTKAFCPYCHRAKDLLTAKGQAFEEYDISMGGPQRAEMIERANGGTTVPQIFIDGRHIGGCDDMMALDRAGKLDPLLNLQ; encoded by the coding sequence ATGGCCAGGATCGAAATCTATACAAAGGCTTTCTGCCCCTATTGCCACCGCGCCAAGGATTTGCTGACCGCCAAGGGTCAGGCGTTCGAGGAATATGACATCAGCATGGGTGGTCCCCAGCGCGCCGAGATGATCGAGCGTGCCAATGGCGGCACCACGGTACCGCAGATATTCATCGACGGGCGGCATATTGGTGGCTGCGACGACATGATGGCGCTTGATCGCGCCGGCAAGCTGGACCCGCTGTTAAACCTGCAATGA
- a CDS encoding DUF1178 family protein — MISFDLKCQCGHVFEVWFRSSTDYEDQQRRRLIACPLCSGSQIGKAVMAPNVAAKGNSRSGYSAPVAPAELSDGGSGAVPAMISAPPVLPALPPEAVAMLNAIAKSQAEMLPQSRWVGNRFADEARALHRAAEEGEIDAPSPIHGQATPQEAEALAEEGIAVMPLLVPVVPPEQRN, encoded by the coding sequence ATGATATCCTTTGACCTGAAATGTCAGTGCGGCCACGTCTTTGAGGTCTGGTTTCGGTCCAGCACGGACTATGAAGACCAGCAAAGACGCCGGCTGATCGCCTGCCCCCTGTGCAGCGGATCACAGATTGGCAAGGCGGTGATGGCCCCCAATGTTGCTGCCAAGGGCAATAGCCGCAGCGGCTATAGTGCACCGGTTGCGCCGGCTGAATTGTCTGACGGCGGTTCAGGCGCAGTGCCCGCAATGATCAGTGCCCCACCAGTTTTGCCGGCATTGCCACCAGAAGCGGTCGCCATGCTGAACGCCATTGCCAAGTCGCAAGCGGAAATGTTGCCCCAATCGCGCTGGGTTGGGAATCGTTTCGCTGATGAAGCCCGGGCTTTGCATCGTGCAGCGGAAGAGGGAGAGATTGACGCGCCTTCGCCAATCCATGGCCAAGCAACACCCCAGGAAGCGGAAGCACTGGCCGAAGAAGGTATCGCTGTGATGCCCCTGCTCGTCCCGGTGGTCCCCCCCGAGCAGCGCAACTGA
- a CDS encoding serine hydrolase domain-containing protein, protein MILFADAAVAEGGEGDGPSAEQIARVEERRASFPVARLVESIDWYQPLVNVPGRPSSFPRRRVLVANLEPELRAFASETDSFALLVAREGRLIHEYYAPGFTRTSRFDTASMHKAIVSLLIGAAIADGAINSVDDPLSRYLPNLPDDGRGSITLRQLLEMRSGLQTPPVSESAASPYWQTYFGNNLDWSIARWPMHPETRDTFYYANANTQYLLWVLQRSTGQQYVDYLSRRLWQPIGAQDARLWLDREGGSPRGFCCLQASARDWLRIGELIRNQGKWRGESLIPAEWVEAMLAPSIANPNFGRNIWRGSPYAPTRTYGPGVPAVVRSAEPFQRDDTVFIDGSGGQRVYVIPSEGLTIVRIGRPQQDWDDSRLPNLVVGLVQ, encoded by the coding sequence TTGATCCTTTTCGCAGATGCCGCTGTTGCCGAAGGCGGAGAAGGCGATGGGCCATCGGCCGAACAAATTGCCCGTGTCGAAGAGCGTCGAGCCAGTTTTCCTGTCGCCAGACTGGTGGAGTCGATTGATTGGTATCAACCATTGGTCAACGTGCCGGGACGCCCAAGCAGCTTTCCGCGTCGTCGCGTTTTAGTCGCCAACCTTGAGCCAGAACTCCGCGCGTTTGCTTCCGAAACAGACAGCTTTGCACTTTTGGTCGCCCGAGAAGGCAGGCTCATACACGAATATTACGCGCCAGGCTTCACAAGGACCAGCCGATTTGACACTGCGTCCATGCATAAAGCCATTGTCTCCCTGCTCATCGGAGCTGCCATTGCTGATGGGGCAATCAACAGTGTTGATGACCCGCTGTCCCGCTATCTCCCGAATTTGCCAGATGATGGCCGCGGGTCGATAACCTTGCGCCAACTGCTTGAGATGCGGAGCGGATTGCAGACGCCCCCTGTCAGCGAAAGCGCCGCCAGTCCCTACTGGCAGACCTATTTCGGCAACAATCTGGACTGGTCCATTGCACGGTGGCCGATGCATCCGGAAACCAGAGATACCTTCTATTATGCCAACGCCAATACCCAGTATCTTTTGTGGGTACTCCAACGGTCTACGGGACAGCAATATGTTGACTATTTGTCGCGGCGCCTGTGGCAACCCATCGGCGCGCAGGATGCCCGGCTTTGGCTGGATCGTGAAGGGGGCAGCCCCCGCGGATTCTGCTGTTTGCAAGCTAGTGCCAGGGATTGGTTGCGCATTGGCGAACTGATCCGCAATCAGGGCAAATGGCGGGGCGAGAGCTTGATACCTGCTGAATGGGTCGAAGCGATGCTGGCACCATCAATCGCCAATCCCAACTTTGGCCGCAATATCTGGCGGGGTTCCCCCTATGCGCCGACGCGCACCTACGGCCCTGGCGTTCCGGCTGTCGTCCGATCTGCAGAACCTTTCCAGCGTGACGACACAGTTTTCATCGACGGCTCGGGCGGTCAGCGCGTCTATGTCATTCCGAGCGAGGGACTAACCATCGTCCGTATCGGCCGCCCCCAGCAAGACTGGGATGATTCCAGACTGCCCAATCTCGTCGTTGGGCTCGTTCAATGA